One region of Hymenobacter sediminicola genomic DNA includes:
- a CDS encoding gliding motility-associated C-terminal domain-containing protein: MPFSTLSERRALSLPRVLAALGLLAALPATAQSVAPKVAAPTETRQLQFVANRNQWAKPVLFATDVPGGRLFLERGRLLQALYDVKELEKLHDQGPDGRDHRIKAHAYSVSFVGANLQAAVNGEAETGEASNFFLGNDRSKWATNVPSFGEVRYQDLYPGTNLRFYTSNDHLEYDFELAAGTDAKRIQLHYEGQQKLSIVKGALQVTTSVGTVVEQSPVAYQLVKGQRVLVPCNYVLSANNTLAFGFPKGYNKELPLVIDPVLAYSSYTGSSANNYGYTATYDAQGNLYAGGVVFDPGYPTTTGAYDISHNGSQDYGIMKFNPAAATGAASRVYATYIGGSDDDHPHSMVVDPTGDLIIMGSTASSNFPTSNSAYDRSYNTGVDIVISKLNPTGTQLLASTFLGGNGVDGQLPTALQKNYGDDYRGDVTTDTQGNIYLATVSASTNFPSLGGFQMTKSGATDAVIVKLNSGLTGLVWSTFLGGTGTDAAYSVQVDSTGTVFVSGGTTSTNLPGTIGGLNPQYRGGSADGFVARISAAGNDLFQSTYLGTTGYDQAHFVQLDRQGEVYVYGQTDGAYPVTAGVYVNPNSRQFIHKLNRNLTTTRFSTTVGNGTASGAINMSPTAFLVDNCGQILLSGWGGQLSTGNTMAGMPVTPGAIVSTAGSGGYHYIMQLSANATSLVYGTYFGNGNAHVDGGTSRFDKRGIIYQSMCVGGGTAIDTTPNAWSRNKGTGSYNNAAFKIDVLQLDATFTPSNIPGGSRLRTGCAPLTVFFTRPSVSGTSTTWNFGNGQTSNSATPFVNTVYTTPGRYIVRLTVTDPSNCVQTATATDTIVVYGLPRAAAGPDKTVCGGGSVTLSVPDAGPGVTYSWFPPLGLNTTTGRTVVASPTATTFYVVTASNINNCTGTDTVVVNVAPRPQVTAIASTPNEVVGAPVTFTASATGGTVSSYTWDFGDGTTGTGASATHSYTSAEPNGTTYQVRLTAKYGPNGGCEEVRTLTVLVRGIQKPNVITPNGDGKNDTFRPFLTFQPVNIQIFNRWGKKVFEQSNYTDGWGKSNVPGGVYYYLLESSTGETWKGWVEVVR; this comes from the coding sequence ATGCCCTTCTCTACCCTTTCTGAGCGCCGCGCGCTCAGTTTGCCGCGTGTGCTGGCTGCACTGGGTCTGCTGGCTGCTCTGCCGGCTACAGCCCAATCGGTGGCTCCCAAAGTAGCTGCACCTACCGAAACCCGACAGCTGCAGTTTGTGGCCAACCGAAACCAATGGGCTAAGCCTGTGCTGTTTGCAACGGACGTGCCCGGTGGCCGCCTGTTTCTGGAACGCGGCCGCCTGTTGCAGGCGCTTTATGATGTCAAGGAGTTAGAGAAGCTCCACGACCAAGGGCCCGATGGCCGCGACCACCGCATCAAGGCCCACGCTTACTCGGTTTCTTTTGTAGGGGCCAACCTGCAGGCTGCGGTGAATGGGGAGGCTGAAACCGGCGAGGCTAGCAACTTCTTTCTGGGCAACGACCGAAGCAAATGGGCAACCAATGTGCCTTCCTTCGGCGAAGTGCGCTACCAAGACCTCTACCCCGGCACCAATCTGCGTTTCTATACCAGCAACGACCACCTCGAATACGACTTCGAACTGGCAGCAGGTACCGATGCCAAACGTATTCAACTACACTACGAAGGCCAACAGAAGCTCAGCATTGTGAAGGGCGCACTACAGGTTACCACTTCAGTGGGTACCGTGGTAGAACAGAGCCCAGTAGCGTATCAACTCGTTAAAGGCCAACGCGTACTGGTGCCCTGCAACTATGTGCTATCGGCCAACAACACACTGGCATTCGGCTTCCCGAAAGGCTACAACAAGGAGTTGCCACTCGTCATTGACCCGGTGTTGGCCTACTCTTCCTATACTGGCTCGTCGGCCAACAATTATGGCTACACAGCCACTTATGATGCCCAAGGCAACCTCTATGCCGGTGGGGTAGTGTTTGACCCCGGCTACCCGACCACTACGGGTGCTTATGATATTAGCCATAACGGTAGTCAGGACTACGGTATCATGAAATTTAACCCAGCTGCTGCTACTGGGGCGGCGTCGCGGGTGTATGCAACCTATATCGGCGGGTCCGACGACGACCATCCGCATAGTATGGTGGTTGATCCGACCGGTGACCTAATCATTATGGGTTCGACAGCTTCGTCGAACTTCCCTACTAGCAACAGCGCTTACGACCGTTCTTACAACACCGGCGTTGATATCGTTATTTCGAAGTTAAATCCAACCGGTACCCAACTGCTGGCGTCTACGTTTTTAGGTGGCAACGGCGTTGATGGCCAATTGCCAACAGCGCTTCAGAAGAACTACGGCGACGACTACCGGGGCGACGTAACAACGGACACGCAAGGCAACATCTATCTGGCAACCGTATCGGCTTCTACTAACTTCCCTTCACTAGGGGGCTTCCAGATGACCAAATCTGGCGCGACGGATGCTGTGATTGTGAAACTGAACTCCGGTCTGACGGGCTTGGTGTGGAGCACTTTCCTGGGTGGTACGGGCACCGATGCGGCTTACTCGGTGCAGGTTGACAGCACGGGAACTGTATTTGTGAGTGGTGGTACCACTAGTACCAATCTGCCAGGGACCATAGGAGGCCTGAATCCACAGTACCGCGGCGGTAGTGCCGACGGCTTTGTAGCCCGTATTTCGGCCGCTGGCAACGACCTCTTCCAGTCAACCTACCTCGGCACTACTGGCTACGACCAAGCTCATTTCGTGCAGCTCGACCGCCAGGGTGAAGTGTATGTATACGGCCAGACCGATGGCGCTTATCCGGTGACGGCTGGTGTGTATGTCAATCCCAACAGCCGCCAGTTTATTCATAAGCTAAACCGAAACCTGACCACCACCCGGTTTTCTACAACGGTTGGCAATGGCACGGCCAGCGGAGCCATCAATATGTCGCCTACAGCTTTCTTGGTCGATAACTGCGGCCAGATTCTGCTTTCTGGCTGGGGCGGCCAGCTCAGTACCGGTAACACCATGGCTGGCATGCCCGTGACGCCGGGCGCTATTGTGTCTACGGCGGGTAGTGGGGGCTACCACTACATTATGCAGCTATCGGCAAATGCCACCAGCTTGGTATATGGCACATACTTCGGCAACGGCAATGCCCACGTTGACGGCGGCACTTCGCGCTTCGATAAGCGTGGCATTATTTACCAGTCAATGTGTGTAGGTGGCGGTACAGCCATCGATACTACGCCCAATGCCTGGTCGCGCAACAAGGGCACTGGCAGCTATAACAATGCTGCCTTCAAAATCGACGTATTGCAGCTGGATGCCACGTTTACACCTTCCAACATTCCCGGTGGCTCGCGGCTACGGACGGGTTGTGCGCCGCTCACGGTGTTCTTCACGCGGCCTTCCGTTAGTGGTACTTCCACCACCTGGAATTTTGGAAATGGTCAGACTTCCAACAGCGCTACGCCTTTCGTAAACACCGTTTATACCACTCCCGGCCGCTACATCGTGCGCCTGACCGTAACGGACCCATCTAACTGCGTGCAGACTGCTACTGCTACCGATACGATTGTGGTGTATGGCCTGCCCCGTGCGGCAGCCGGCCCCGATAAAACGGTTTGTGGCGGCGGCTCCGTAACGCTGTCGGTGCCAGATGCCGGACCGGGCGTTACGTACTCCTGGTTCCCGCCACTGGGCCTGAATACTACTACTGGCCGAACGGTGGTGGCCTCACCTACTGCTACTACGTTCTACGTCGTCACGGCCAGCAACATCAACAACTGCACCGGCACTGACACAGTTGTCGTGAACGTAGCTCCTCGCCCACAAGTAACGGCTATTGCCAGCACGCCGAACGAGGTGGTAGGTGCGCCCGTCACGTTCACGGCTTCTGCCACGGGCGGTACTGTAAGCAGCTACACCTGGGACTTCGGGGATGGTACCACCGGCACCGGCGCTTCGGCTACGCACTCCTACACCTCCGCCGAACCCAACGGGACTACATACCAAGTGCGCCTGACGGCCAAATACGGCCCGAATGGTGGCTGTGAGGAAGTCCGGACATTGACCGTATTGGTTCGGGGCATTCAGAAACCCAACGTCATTACGCCGAACGGGGACGGCAAAAACGACACCTTCCGCCCATTCCTGACCTTCCAGCCGGTGAACATTCAGATTTTCAACCGCTGGGGCAAAAAGGTATTCGAGCAGAGCAACTACACCGATGGCTGGGGCAAAAGCAACGTGCCTGGTGGCGTGTACTACTACCTGCTGGAAAGCAGCACCGGCGAAACCTGGAAAGGCTGGGTAGAGGTAGTCCGCTAG
- a CDS encoding efflux RND transporter permease subunit, which translates to MWRNLALFVIKNRRLLIGLLAAITVFMAWEARKVEMTYDFAQVVSPDDPDMVYFQKFKQTFGEDGNVLVLGMQDSSVYRLGNFNELRALTDTLSKVQGVSGILGVTRLPKLEKDTATQTFRAVPIFRNFPQTQPELDSLMRVVNAQEFYKGQLISPTTGATLLALTMDPKFLNSSKREGVMQEILGHAERFQKKTGIKMHYAGLPYVRATMTTKVAAEMKLFVGLTIGMMALTLLMFFRTWSAVVFPLLIVLIVVTWCIGSMVLLGYKINLLTGLIPSIIIVIGIPNCTYLLSRYHYDYRKSGNQVLAMARVVRKIGLVTLMNNTTTAIGFVVFCFTNIAILFQFGAVATLNIFVAFAVSFILMPIVFTILPPPTPKQLEHLEAKPLMKLLEFFDYVVLERRRTVYLTALALAVLASVGVSKVRSVSYMVDDLPKDSSVNSDLKFFEQHFNGVMPLELVVDTGKPKGLLKLKNLERIDRLENYLRTQPVLTSPVSVVTFLKASTQAFYNGDPNYYRLPDNDEKNYVFSYLARSQSTEGSEGQLTSKLLRSFTDSTMQKARISLKIADIGSHNLDTLINNRIRPEINKIFNGTGTDVKLTGTTIIFTKGNEFLIGTLKSSLLHAFLLVGAVVLILFRSIRAVFFTLLPNFFTLLLTGGIMGYFDIPLKPSTALIFSIALGIDGDNSIHLLAKFRQEMAANGRRVKAAISTTLSEAGTSMIYTSIVLFLGFLVFAFSEFGGTKALGLLMSASLLITNFSNLILLPCLLVTFEHGKDEDVIDQSGIKHYDDNYHEEDDDLELNLDKMQVQPKLNG; encoded by the coding sequence ATGTGGAGAAACCTCGCCCTGTTTGTCATCAAGAACCGTCGACTCCTGATTGGACTGCTGGCGGCTATTACCGTGTTCATGGCCTGGGAAGCCCGCAAGGTCGAAATGACCTACGACTTCGCGCAGGTGGTGTCGCCCGACGACCCCGACATGGTGTACTTCCAGAAGTTCAAGCAGACCTTCGGCGAGGATGGCAACGTGCTGGTGTTGGGCATGCAGGACAGTTCTGTCTACCGACTCGGCAACTTCAATGAGCTGCGTGCCCTTACGGATACGCTAAGCAAGGTGCAGGGCGTGAGCGGCATTCTGGGCGTTACGCGTCTGCCCAAGCTGGAAAAGGACACGGCCACCCAGACGTTCCGGGCGGTGCCCATCTTCCGCAATTTCCCGCAAACGCAGCCCGAACTCGACTCGCTGATGCGGGTAGTGAATGCGCAGGAATTCTACAAAGGCCAGCTGATTTCGCCTACCACCGGGGCCACGCTGCTGGCGCTTACCATGGATCCTAAATTCCTGAATTCCAGCAAGCGCGAAGGCGTGATGCAGGAAATTCTGGGCCATGCCGAGCGGTTTCAGAAGAAGACTGGCATCAAAATGCACTACGCCGGCCTGCCCTACGTGCGGGCCACTATGACCACCAAAGTAGCGGCCGAAATGAAGCTGTTCGTGGGCCTGACCATCGGGATGATGGCCCTCACGCTGCTCATGTTCTTCCGCACGTGGTCGGCGGTGGTGTTTCCGCTGCTGATTGTGCTGATTGTTGTGACCTGGTGTATCGGGAGCATGGTGCTGCTAGGCTACAAAATCAACCTGCTTACGGGCCTGATACCGAGTATTATCATCGTTATCGGCATCCCAAACTGTACCTACCTGCTCAGCCGCTACCACTACGACTACCGCAAATCGGGCAACCAGGTGCTGGCTATGGCGCGGGTAGTGCGCAAAATCGGCCTCGTAACGCTCATGAACAACACGACCACGGCCATCGGCTTTGTAGTGTTCTGCTTCACCAACATTGCTATTCTGTTCCAGTTTGGGGCGGTGGCCACGCTCAACATCTTCGTGGCCTTTGCGGTATCGTTCATCCTGATGCCGATTGTTTTTACCATTCTGCCGCCGCCCACGCCCAAGCAGTTGGAACACCTGGAAGCCAAGCCGCTCATGAAGCTGCTTGAATTTTTCGACTACGTGGTGCTGGAGCGCCGCCGGACCGTCTACCTCACGGCGCTGGCGCTGGCCGTGCTGGCTTCCGTTGGAGTAAGCAAAGTGCGCTCAGTGAGCTACATGGTGGACGATTTGCCCAAGGATTCGTCGGTAAACTCGGACCTGAAATTCTTCGAGCAGCACTTCAACGGCGTGATGCCGCTGGAACTGGTAGTAGATACGGGCAAGCCCAAAGGCCTGCTCAAACTCAAGAATCTGGAGCGGATAGACCGGCTGGAAAATTACCTGCGCACCCAGCCCGTGCTTACATCGCCGGTTAGTGTGGTTACGTTTCTGAAGGCTTCCACGCAGGCGTTCTACAACGGCGACCCGAACTACTACCGCCTGCCCGACAACGACGAAAAGAACTACGTGTTCAGTTATTTGGCCCGCTCGCAGTCGACGGAAGGCAGCGAAGGCCAGCTGACGAGCAAGCTGCTGCGCTCCTTCACCGACAGCACCATGCAGAAGGCACGCATCTCGCTCAAAATTGCTGATATCGGCTCGCACAACCTTGATACGCTCATCAACAACCGCATCCGGCCCGAGATTAACAAGATTTTCAACGGCACGGGCACCGATGTGAAGCTGACGGGCACCACCATCATTTTCACTAAAGGCAACGAGTTTCTGATTGGCACGCTCAAATCGAGCTTGCTGCACGCGTTTCTGTTGGTGGGGGCAGTCGTCCTGATTCTGTTCCGCAGCATCCGGGCGGTGTTCTTCACGCTGCTGCCCAACTTCTTCACGCTGCTGCTCACGGGTGGTATTATGGGCTACTTTGATATTCCGCTCAAGCCTAGTACAGCCCTCATTTTCAGTATCGCACTGGGTATTGATGGCGACAACTCTATCCATTTGCTGGCGAAGTTTCGGCAGGAAATGGCCGCCAACGGCCGCCGGGTGAAGGCCGCTATCAGCACCACGCTTTCGGAAGCCGGTACCAGCATGATTTACACCAGCATTGTGCTGTTTTTGGGGTTTCTGGTGTTTGCTTTCTCGGAGTTTGGCGGTACCAAGGCACTGGGCCTGCTGATGTCGGCCAGCCTTCTCATCACCAACTTCTCTAACCTGATTTTGCTGCCTTGTTTGCTCGTAACGTTTGAGCACGGCAAAGATGAGGACGTTATCGACCAGTCAGGCATCAAGCACTACGACGACAACTACCACGAGGAAGACGACGACCTAGAGCTGAACCTGGATAAAATGCAGGTACAGCCCAAACTAAACGGATAA
- the ileS gene encoding isoleucine--tRNA ligase, with the protein MNYPEFKQPLNYGQVGTDILAWWKQNGIFEKSVSTREGQPTFVFYEGPPSANGAPGIHHVMARTVKDIFCRYQTLLGKQVHRKGGWDTHGLPIELQVEKELGITKEDIGKKISIEEYNQRCRETVMRFKAQWDDLTEKMGYWVDLDDPYITFEPEYIESCWALLKKLYDKGLLYKGYTIQPYSPAAGTGLSSHELNQPGTYRDVKDTTIVAQFKVKRDEQSEKLFDGPSWLIENTDIFILAWTTTPWTLPANTALAVGKNIPYVLVRTINPYTKQYIRVVLAKARLKSYFSEFTKNGTPILPTYSDWGSIERQVPWEIEAEFTGADLVGIKYERLFGQDKGFPAFEGEERAFRVIPGDFVTTEDGTGIVHISPTFGADDFRVAQLAGVPALMVADDEGKLGPIVDRTGRYVAQMGEFGGRWVKNYDGHDESGADYKTLDESIAIRMKGEGTAFKVEKYEHTYPHCWRTDKPVLYYPLDSWFIKTTAVKDRLIELNKTINWQPASTGTGRFGNWLENLVDWNLSRSRYWGTPLPIWRTQDGTEEICIGSIEQLNAEIDKAVAAEVMTHNPYQLVDGNWVMANGSTDQTTKIDLHRPYVDDIFLVSPSGQPMYRETDLIDVWFDSGAMPYAQWHYPIENEGQFQKNFPADFIAEGVDQTRGWFFTLHALAVMLEDSVAYKNVMANGLVLDKNGNKMSKRLGNAVDPFATISQFGPDATRWYMIANAQPWDNLKFDVAGITEVQRRFFGTLFNTYSFYALYANLDGFQAREFDRTPHAELSELDRWILSKLQSLILEVRGHYDGYDPTKAARAIQDFVTDQLSNWHVRLSRRRFWKGELTADKRAAYETLQECLVVVSQLMAPIAPFFAEWLYQNMTNGMREEAIERNTPLAAESVHLTLLVEADEARIDKALEERMELAQRISSLTHSLRKKSVLKVRQPLQRILVPVFNDSTRAQVALVEDLICAEVNVKHVEFLDDASGVLVKSVKPNFKRLGQQYGAKLKAVGARIQQMSAEEISTLEKTGQLAVEIDGEAYTLAPDDVEIRTQDLPGWLVATDGPLTVALDVTLTDELRQEGVARELVNRLQNLRKDSGLEVQDKIRVTLGQQPELEAAVQSFGSYIREEVQALALDFAPEISGGSVLEFDEFSVPVLLNVATA; encoded by the coding sequence ATGAACTACCCCGAATTCAAGCAGCCGCTCAACTACGGCCAGGTCGGCACCGATATCCTGGCGTGGTGGAAGCAGAACGGCATCTTTGAAAAGAGCGTGAGCACCCGCGAAGGGCAGCCCACGTTCGTGTTTTATGAGGGCCCGCCCTCGGCCAACGGCGCCCCCGGCATCCACCACGTGATGGCCCGGACGGTGAAGGACATCTTCTGCCGTTACCAGACGCTGCTGGGCAAGCAGGTGCACCGCAAAGGCGGCTGGGACACTCACGGCCTGCCCATCGAGCTGCAGGTGGAGAAGGAGCTGGGTATCACCAAGGAAGATATCGGCAAGAAAATAAGCATCGAGGAGTACAACCAGCGCTGCCGCGAAACCGTGATGCGCTTCAAGGCCCAGTGGGACGACCTCACCGAGAAAATGGGCTATTGGGTGGACCTCGACGACCCATACATCACCTTCGAGCCCGAGTACATCGAAAGCTGCTGGGCCCTGCTCAAAAAGCTCTACGACAAGGGCCTGCTCTACAAAGGCTACACCATCCAGCCCTACTCCCCAGCGGCCGGCACGGGCCTGTCGTCGCACGAGCTGAATCAGCCCGGCACCTACCGGGACGTGAAGGACACGACCATCGTGGCCCAATTTAAGGTGAAGCGGGATGAGCAGTCGGAGAAGCTGTTTGATGGTCCATCCTGGTTAATCGAAAACACTGACATATTCATTCTCGCTTGGACTACAACACCTTGGACGTTACCAGCCAACACTGCTTTGGCCGTTGGCAAGAACATCCCTTACGTTCTTGTTCGCACCATTAATCCTTACACCAAACAGTATATCCGCGTTGTTCTGGCCAAAGCACGGCTGAAGAGCTACTTCTCTGAGTTCACTAAAAATGGCACCCCCATTCTGCCAACTTACTCAGATTGGGGAAGCATAGAAAGACAGGTTCCTTGGGAAATAGAAGCCGAATTCACCGGCGCTGACCTCGTGGGTATCAAATACGAGCGTCTCTTCGGCCAGGATAAAGGCTTCCCGGCGTTTGAAGGGGAGGAGCGCGCCTTCCGCGTGATTCCCGGCGACTTCGTGACGACTGAGGACGGTACCGGCATCGTGCACATCTCGCCCACCTTCGGCGCCGACGACTTTCGGGTAGCCCAGCTGGCCGGCGTCCCCGCCCTGATGGTAGCCGACGACGAAGGCAAACTCGGCCCCATCGTGGACCGGACGGGCCGCTACGTGGCCCAGATGGGTGAATTCGGCGGCCGCTGGGTGAAAAACTACGACGGTCACGACGAATCGGGCGCCGACTACAAAACCCTCGACGAAAGCATTGCCATCCGCATGAAGGGAGAAGGCACGGCCTTCAAAGTGGAGAAGTACGAGCACACCTACCCGCACTGCTGGCGCACCGACAAGCCCGTGCTCTACTACCCGCTCGACTCCTGGTTTATCAAGACCACGGCGGTGAAAGACCGGCTCATCGAGCTCAACAAAACCATCAACTGGCAGCCCGCCAGCACCGGCACCGGCCGCTTCGGCAACTGGCTGGAAAACCTGGTCGACTGGAACCTGAGCCGCTCGCGCTACTGGGGCACGCCGCTGCCCATCTGGCGCACCCAGGACGGTACCGAGGAAATCTGCATCGGCAGCATCGAGCAGCTGAACGCCGAAATCGACAAGGCCGTAGCCGCCGAGGTGATGACCCATAACCCCTACCAGCTGGTGGATGGCAACTGGGTGATGGCCAACGGCTCTACGGACCAAACCACTAAAATCGACCTGCACCGGCCCTATGTGGACGACATCTTCCTGGTGTCGCCCTCGGGCCAGCCCATGTACCGCGAAACCGACCTCATCGACGTGTGGTTCGACAGCGGCGCCATGCCCTACGCTCAGTGGCACTACCCGATTGAAAACGAAGGGCAGTTCCAGAAGAACTTCCCCGCCGATTTCATTGCCGAAGGCGTGGACCAGACCCGCGGCTGGTTCTTCACCCTGCACGCGCTAGCGGTGATGCTGGAGGACTCGGTGGCCTATAAAAACGTGATGGCCAACGGCCTGGTGCTCGACAAGAACGGCAACAAGATGAGCAAGCGCCTCGGCAACGCCGTGGATCCGTTTGCCACCATCAGCCAGTTTGGCCCCGATGCCACCCGCTGGTACATGATTGCCAACGCCCAGCCCTGGGACAACCTCAAGTTCGACGTGGCGGGCATCACGGAGGTGCAGCGCCGCTTCTTCGGCACGCTCTTCAACACCTACTCGTTCTACGCCCTCTACGCCAACCTCGACGGCTTCCAGGCCCGCGAGTTCGACCGCACGCCGCACGCCGAGCTAAGCGAGCTGGACCGCTGGATTCTGAGCAAGCTCCAGTCGCTGATTCTGGAAGTGCGCGGCCACTATGACGGCTACGACCCCACGAAGGCCGCCCGCGCCATCCAGGATTTCGTGACGGACCAGCTTTCCAACTGGCACGTGCGCCTCTCGCGCCGCCGCTTCTGGAAGGGCGAGCTGACCGCTGACAAGCGCGCCGCCTACGAAACCCTCCAGGAATGTCTGGTGGTGGTGTCGCAGCTCATGGCCCCAATTGCGCCCTTTTTCGCCGAGTGGCTATACCAGAACATGACCAACGGCATGCGCGAAGAAGCCATCGAGCGCAACACGCCGCTGGCTGCCGAATCGGTGCACCTGACTCTGTTGGTGGAGGCCGATGAAGCCCGAATCGACAAGGCCCTGGAGGAGCGGATGGAGTTGGCCCAGCGCATTTCTTCGCTCACCCACTCGCTCCGCAAGAAGTCGGTGCTGAAGGTGCGCCAGCCGCTGCAGCGCATCCTGGTGCCGGTATTCAACGACTCGACCCGTGCCCAGGTGGCCCTGGTGGAAGACCTGATTTGCGCCGAGGTGAACGTGAAGCACGTGGAGTTCCTCGATGATGCCAGCGGCGTGCTGGTGAAGTCGGTGAAGCCCAACTTCAAGCGCCTGGGCCAGCAGTACGGGGCCAAGCTGAAAGCCGTGGGCGCCCGCATCCAGCAGATGAGCGCCGAGGAAATCAGCACCCTCGAAAAAACTGGTCAGCTGGCTGTAGAAATCGACGGTGAAGCCTACACCCTGGCCCCCGACGACGTAGAAATCCGCACCCAGGACCTGCCCGGCTGGCTGGTAGCCACCGACGGCCCGCTCACGGTAGCCCTCGACGTGACCCTGACCGATGAGTTGCGCCAGGAAGGTGTAGCCCGCGAGTTGGTGAACCGCCTCCAGAACCTGCGCAAAGACAGCGGCCTGGAAGTGCAGGACAAAATCCGCGTCACGCTGGGCCAGCAGCCCGAGCTGGAAGCCGCCGTGCAGAGTTTCGGCAGCTACATCCGCGAGGAAGTGCAGGCCCTAGCCCTGGATTTCGCCCCGGAAATCAGCGGCGGCTCGGTACTCGAATTCGACGAGTTTTCCGTGCCCGTATTGCTGAACGTAGCAACTGCCTAA
- a CDS encoding glycine--tRNA ligase — MSTTPQKAPAATTEGTLATIVSHAKEYGFVFPSSEIYDGLAAVYDYGPNGVELKNNLKQLWWKAMTQLNQNVVGIDAAIFMHPLTWKASGHVDGFSDPMIDNLDSKKRYRADVLLEDKAAEYEKNNELARAETLLAEMGRLLTSEDLAGVKQLIIDEKIICPVSKTSNWTDVRQFNLMFSTQVGAVAEDSSKIYLRPETAQGIFVNFLNVQKSARMKVPFGIAQIGKAFRNEIVARQFIFRMREFEQMEMQFFVRPGTEGEWYTAWKETRRRWHEALGLPAAKLRFHDHDKLAHYAKAAVDIEYEFPFGFKEIEGIHSRSDFDLTQHQNLSKKKQQYFDADIDPETGKAYGNYVPFVVETSVGADRLFLATLCQAYTEETITEGEGEKEQTKTRTFLKLHPAVAPIKAAIFPLVKKDGMPEKAEEIFNSLRHDFRVIMEERDAIGKRYTRQDLIGTPFCIVVDGQSLEDNTVTVRHRDSREQTRMPISELRGYIGEAVSFSRIFENL; from the coding sequence ATGAGCACCACTCCCCAGAAAGCTCCCGCTGCCACCACCGAAGGCACCCTGGCTACTATCGTCTCGCACGCCAAGGAATACGGGTTCGTATTTCCCTCTTCTGAAATATACGATGGTCTGGCCGCCGTCTATGACTATGGCCCCAACGGCGTGGAGCTGAAAAACAACCTTAAGCAGCTCTGGTGGAAGGCCATGACGCAGCTCAACCAGAACGTGGTAGGCATTGATGCGGCCATCTTCATGCACCCGCTCACCTGGAAAGCCTCCGGCCACGTCGACGGCTTCTCAGACCCCATGATTGACAACCTCGACAGCAAGAAACGCTACCGCGCCGATGTGCTGCTGGAAGACAAGGCTGCCGAATACGAGAAGAACAACGAGCTGGCGCGCGCCGAAACCTTGCTGGCCGAAATGGGCCGCCTGCTGACCAGCGAAGACCTAGCCGGTGTGAAACAGCTCATCATTGATGAGAAAATCATCTGTCCGGTTTCCAAAACCAGCAACTGGACCGATGTACGCCAGTTCAACCTCATGTTCTCGACGCAGGTAGGGGCGGTGGCCGAAGACTCCAGCAAGATTTACCTGCGGCCCGAAACAGCCCAGGGCATCTTCGTGAACTTCCTGAACGTGCAGAAATCGGCGCGCATGAAGGTGCCGTTCGGCATTGCCCAGATTGGGAAGGCCTTCCGCAATGAGATTGTGGCCCGGCAGTTCATCTTCCGAATGCGGGAGTTCGAGCAGATGGAAATGCAATTCTTTGTGCGACCTGGCACCGAAGGCGAGTGGTACACTGCCTGGAAAGAAACACGCCGCCGCTGGCACGAGGCGCTGGGCCTGCCCGCCGCCAAGCTCCGCTTCCACGACCACGACAAGCTGGCCCACTACGCCAAGGCAGCCGTGGATATCGAGTATGAGTTTCCGTTCGGCTTCAAGGAAATCGAAGGCATCCACTCTCGTTCCGATTTTGACCTGACTCAGCACCAGAACCTGTCGAAAAAGAAGCAGCAGTACTTTGATGCCGATATCGACCCCGAAACCGGCAAGGCGTATGGCAACTACGTACCGTTCGTGGTAGAAACGTCCGTGGGCGCTGACCGCCTGTTTCTGGCTACGCTGTGCCAGGCTTACACCGAGGAAACCATTACGGAAGGCGAAGGCGAGAAGGAGCAGACCAAAACGCGCACCTTCCTGAAGCTGCACCCAGCCGTGGCCCCCATTAAAGCCGCCATTTTCCCACTGGTGAAGAAAGACGGGATGCCCGAAAAGGCCGAGGAAATCTTCAACAGCCTGCGCCATGACTTCCGCGTGATAATGGAGGAGCGCGACGCCATAGGCAAGCGCTACACCCGCCAAGACCTCATCGGCACGCCTTTCTGCATCGTGGTAGATGGCCAGAGCTTGGAAGACAATACTGTGACCGTGCGACACCGCGACTCGCGCGAGCAGACCCGTATGCCCATCTCGGAGCTGCGCGGCTACATTGGAGAGGCAGTAAGCTTCTCACGCATTTTCGAAAACCTGTAA